The Pirellulales bacterium genomic sequence TGCAATATCCGCATCGATGTCGACAAAACGGTACATGAATGTAAGCAGAATTTGGCAGTGCAACGGAGGGCAAGGTGAGTTGTTCCGTCCGAGGCTTAGTCGAACAGTGATCGGACTGTGCAGCGACAGCCGGCAATTCACGAATCTTTATTTTCACGCCCATAAATACAAGCGGCCATCAAGCATGCCAGGAATTTTACGTTGCACGATGCGATGAATTCGTTCCGAGGTGTACCGCGCGCTAAAATGCGAAGCGATGATTAATTCGTTTCGAAACTTTTCGCGCCGCTCCACAATGTCATCCAAGTGAATATGTCCGTACTTGTGGATTTTTTCCTTTCTGTGTGAAGGGGCGATAAAAGTTAGTTCGGTAATTAACACGCGAGCTTCATACATAGCCGGACAACGGTCTAGCCCGGCAGGGGCGCTGTCGCCGACATAAGCCACAATCGGCACGCGTACTTCATCGGTCACATCGGCGCCGCTCAATCGCAAATCACGAATTTGGTCGCCGCTAAGCTGTTGATATTGTGGTTTCAGCTTGCGCCGCCGGTCCCACACCACGAATCCTAGCGACGGCACACGATGTTCCGTTGCTGAAACGGTAACGACGTGTTCGCGTGAGAGTTCAATTTCGTCCCCCGGCTTCGTCGGCACCAAGTGACACGGCATCCGACCGCCATCGAGCCGTGTAAATAATTTCAAAAGTCGTTCGACTAATTCGATGGAATACTCAGGCAGGTAAATGGTCGGGGGCGCCATTTTCATTAGCCGTCGCCGGGCCACATAAACCGGAAGCGCTGCGATGTGGTCGAGATGGCAATGCGAGACAAACCATGTGTCGGTTCCCATGAACGTCCACGGTTGCACGCCCAGATCGAAGCCCAGCTTTAACTCCGGGATACGCCAATACGTTTGGACTGCAGCGCGAGAAT encodes the following:
- a CDS encoding MBL fold metallo-hydrolase, with translation MVENAPVKTLQFKGLTIEGYSRAAVQTYWRIPELKLGFDLGVQPWTFMGTDTWFVSHCHLDHIAALPVYVARRRLMKMAPPTIYLPEYSIELVERLLKLFTRLDGGRMPCHLVPTKPGDEIELSREHVVTVSATEHRVPSLGFVVWDRRRKLKPQYQQLSGDQIRDLRLSGADVTDEVRVPIVAYVGDSAPAGLDRCPAMYEARVLITELTFIAPSHRKEKIHKYGHIHLDDIVERREKFRNELIIASHFSARYTSERIHRIVQRKIPGMLDGRLYLWA